ATATTAGAATACggcaataacaacaagaaCCAGCCGGTTTGTCATAAACTACGCAGAAAATACAccagataaaaacaaaaaacatcaGCCGACCAAGCAGAATAATCAGGCGAGAGAGCAGGCGAAAGAGCGagaagagagcgagagagagtaAGAATGGGGGGGTATAAATAGAGCCACACTTCGTAATACCGCCAGCAATCGCCTAGCGAACAGCCAACGGTGAACACATAGCAGCCACACAAGCTCTATAGCTGATACAAGCAACGAAATACAAACAACGCAGTTTGTGTAAACAATCAAATTGTCGCAGCCATATCGAGTGTGCTTACACGTCCAGCGGAAAGTTTTCGAAACCAATCCAATCAATCAGCTAAGATGTCCGCTTCACCCACCGCCCGTCAAGCCATCACCCAGGCCCTGCCCATGATCACCAGGAAGGTTGTCATCTCGGATCCGATCCAGATGCCCGAGGTGTACTCCTCGACGCCCGGCGGAACCCTCTACTCCACCACTCCTGGAGGTAAGTTTCGAAAATTGGAAGCTGAGACTACATCGAGTATTATTAAGTTCCTTCCGGAAAGTGGAGTGATTTTCTTATCATTAGATATGATATCAAGATGAAATTAATCAACATATTTCGAAAACATAAACAAGTATACCGTTTCTTTCCTTTGctcaaacaacaaacaagctTTTGTTTGAGTTGTGATacattatttttgtaaaactCACTCACCATTTTTTGGCTGATGAAACTGGGCCATCTCGCCGAGTCAGTCAGTTGGAAGATAATCCCGAGCACATGTTCCACAGTTCGTGACTCAGAGTAGCGCGGCAAAGAAGCGTTTACTCAGCTGGCTTATCAGTGGGGAACTTTGAATACCTTTCTGATGCAACGCAGACCACCTTgactaataaaaatttccGCTTTCCTATAATTCCAGGCACCAAACTTATCTACGAGCGGGCTTTCATGAAGAATCTCCGTGGCTCCCCATTGAGCCAAACTCCGCCGTCCAACGTGCCCAGTTGCTTGCTGAGGGGAACTCCGCGTACTCCCTTCCGCAAGTGCGTGCCCGTCCCCACGGAACTGATCAAGCAGACCAAGTCGCTGAAGATTGAGGACCAGGAACAGTTCCAACTGGATCTGTAGGGGGTGTGGCGTGTACACCGCCATGCAGCAACTGCCAAATCCAACTAGTTCTTAGATGCACCCACTAAAACCGATCTTATAAGCTTAGTGTACCCATTAACTAGATGCTAAGTTCTTAGTTCTTCCACCTTGTTTGTTCTCTCGGTCATATTGACCCCGTTACCTTGTAAAATCGTAGATCTTAagtaaaatgcaataaaaaaaaggcacACATTATTTAAAAGAGAACCACACCTTCCATTGGGATTCAGTAGCTGCCAATTtacaattataaattttaatttatgtttgaGAAATTCAGTGCCAAATTACTTTCTTTATCGGCAATTCAACCTTGGCAGGCCACGCGTTATGTGATAGAACACTTTCCACTTCACCTTGAGTCAGTTTCGGTTTAGTAGTATTTTCGGCAGTTTGTTGAACTGTTTGAACTGTTTACGAAGAAATTTAGCGAAAGGGGGCTTTTTGGGGGGCGGTACACATGTTAGACAGCTGGAAATACCGGCCGGCTTTTTAGttagccagtcagtcagtggCCCCAGCAGCGCGTGTCCCACTTATTGCAAAgatatgcatacatatttataatgtATCCAAAAACCGGCAAACAAACGCCACAAAAAAATAGATCTTTAAGAAACTGCGCAGTTGGGAAACGACCTCGCCTTTGGCCCCCGCCCCGCCCTTTACCATTTTTCTTATATATACAAAAGTAGTGTGCTGAGCACATGTTCGTTCAGATAGACCGATCCCTTGTGGTCCAACAACTACATCCGACTACACTCGACTAATCCCGGCACGTTCCAGACCCATTTGAATATTGCGCATGAATAATTACCTAATCGCAAAAAGTGTTTGCTCGACAAAGATTTAGCATCGCAGTGCAAAAATTCGACCGCACGAGATAGTGCAAATAGTGGATCCCAGATGCTTACAGAGTTATAAATATAAGGCAAACCAATTTAATTCAATCTGTAAACAAAGCCAGACAGTCAAAACAAATTGTACAAACTAATTAGCTTTAAGTTTGAGTTGAAAAAACAATGGCTTTGGCTATTAAAACCTCAATGAATATCAAACATAGCCATAAGTTGGTAGTTGCgctaataatatataattatgaAGATAAGAATAGTtaagaataattaaatattaggAGGGGTTTAAAACTTCGCGCTACAGTTCTTAGTATTATTTATTACCAATACTATCATTCGACTTTTAAAATTGTAGTCTACTTTTCAGCGTTAGCGCATAAAGTTGTTAGTTCCTTAAACGCccgtttttatggcttttcaTTATGGCGCCACTGTGCTAAATATGAAACTTGAAATTTCATCCAATTAAAATTCGTATCACTTAaccatatttatatttatttgatcaAGTTTCGATGTTTCGCATAGGACAAATGTACAAGAATCTCAAATAGTTTAATAGCAAGCTTACGGTCTACACAAAAAGTTGTTTAAACTTGTTTAATTAcatatttacaataaaatatacatattttcataGACGTAGGTGCGGATGTGTGCGCGGACAAGGAAGGTAGCCTCTCTACTTGAACCTCAGCAGGTTGTCCACTCCGCCAAGCGGACCATGACCGAAGTGCAGGGCATCCGACGTGGATTCCGATCGAGTGCGTGCCTCCAGAACGGAGGCCACCCGCTGCTGACCACTGATGTAGCCCAGGGATCCGGAGCCGAGATACACATTACCGTTGGGCAAACGCACAAAGCCCAGGCCGCCCGATCCCAAGGCAATGGCATCCCCTCCCGATGCACCACCCTGGGATCTGGGCTGGATGgcaagctgctgctgctccagcagCAAGGAATTAGCCCGTGAGTCCAGCTGGATTCCATTGGCGGATGGAGCACCAACATGTGCTCCATAGCGATCGAAGAAACTCGTTCCGGACAGGAATGGAGCCGGGGTCTCGTCTATGTCGTTGTCAATAATCTCGATGACGGCATATTGCTTCAGCTGCCTGCCATTGGCCACGTAGGATTCTCCGGGCGAGATCAACGCCTGCTTGCCGAAGGGAATGCGCAGATTTCCTCCCGCTGTCAGTGGAGCTGGTCCCGTGGGCGGCACCacgatgggcgtggcaagaGAAGTCCTTGCCGGCGGTGGAGGTCCGTAGATGGGTTTGAAAGTGGGCGTTCCGTGGAAACTTATAGATGAGATGGGTGCAGCAGCTGGCGGTGGAATATATGTGGAGACCACCGGCTTCGGTGGCAGATAATGACTAACGATGCTGGCAGCCGGAGCTGAGGGACGACTCCTGGGTATTGGAACTCTGGCCGTGGGCAGTGGAGGAAGTGCCGGAATCGGAGGCAGTGGATGGATGGTGGGCAGCGCACTGAACTGGTGACCCGTATACACCGATCCTGCGCCCGAAGGTGCCGAGGGAGCCGTGGGTCTCGTTGGTCTGCTGTAATGGTAGCCCACATCCGCCTTGGCCAAGACCAAAGATAGAATCAACAGACCCAAAATATTCAGTCGGTGGTAAGGCATCTGGAATTGGGGAACAAGAGGGAATTTCTTCAGGAAGGTGATCAAATGAGTAATTCAAAGGGGAGACATAAAGTTGGTCGAGGTATTAAATCTTGGCACACATGTAATTGCTTATGTGACATCACATAACCGCTCAATCAATTAGATAAATGTTTAATGAGCAGCCGTAAACATAATTGAACCGAAATCACTCAACTCCAACGGTTGCCGGTGTCTATAAAAGTGGATACCCTGTACATTGTACGGGTATATTTACACTATCAAGCTTAGGTTTAAAGGAGGAATTGTAGTTATGTTTGAGTAGTAATATTTCTATGTTAACTGTAACCACTTTTGTTGATATCTTTtgtgtttattgttttatgaatGAGTAACCGCCATTCGCGCTGCTTTCAATCTCTTTAACTTTACTTTTtgataaaattgatttaattttgcGGTGTACCGAGCTAAAACTAACTGGTTGTGGCCGGCCGGTAAATCGGTGGATCGGTGAATCGCTGAGTTGCTGGATCGAGGTAACCGCTACTGTAATTGGCGTGATATTTCATGCGGAGATCATTGCCCAAGGCGGCGATCGTAATGGAAGGCGGTGGTCAGGGGAGAGCCACAAGCTAATTAGCAAATCGGATCGCAAACATCTCGTAGTCACCGGGGGTCTTGCCTCCATTCACTCCCCACAGATCCCCCTTTCGCAAATCGCCAGCCAATTAAGTCAAATGGCTGCACTTAATtggatatttatattcattcgTCCTATTAACACTTCCCACACAAATAGCCCTCCTTGGTGCCGCATTATCAATCTTCTTGGGCGCACTAAACAAAGGCAAACGGCAAGGCGGGCGGATTAATGATATTTATCAACTGGCAGTCGCCACTACTGAACAAAATACACTgaacaaaaaaatttgtatttttttgtcaATGATATGTAGATGTTACCAAGAGTTCAACGTGATTTTGGATTTATATTAAGAAATCCTTTATATACTTAAATTTAATGTTATATTTTCAGAATAATATATACATCGAAAGCACAATCTATTTCTCTTTGTGTAgatgcaaaaacaaacagccaCTGCAACTGGCAGCAGGTTCAAATTCAGGGGCCATGACTAGAAGGCGACAGGGGGCGGAAAGGGGGCGTGGGCAGTGTGCAGCGCAGTGGCGTGTggtcattgttgttgcccctCTTGCTACtccactttttgttgttgttgtggctgctgctgctgctgctgcgtggGCGTTTCTTGGTGTCAGTGGCGGGTTCAGATCATGCATCGAGTGGCAGTTGTTTGCCAGCTCACTTGCTGTTGTTTACATAAAAGGCGTTTAATTAAGTCATTAACAAGGGGAGATAATAGTGCATGTATCTATGTACCCCACTAAAATGATTGCAAAGTAGTTTTTATTGATCACTTTGCTGAAGTTAATAGATAATTATCCTAAAATTTTTATGCTGTTAAGTCATGTTTAACTATGCTGTTCTAAATTTTCATGTTTCTCTTTCTTGCAATGAACAAGTTTGTTGCTTAAGTCTTTCGTTTCCTACCTTTATGATGAATAAATCTTCTGGCACGCACAAAAATCCCCCTATCCTAAAATCCCAAAGACCAACTCTAATAGATTTGTAATAAATTATGCGCTCTATATGCACtgtaataaatcaataaattgcAGAAATACGCAACTTTTTGCCGGTCATCGATTTATGCCgttttttccatatttttttgCGTGCGctccattttttgtttgcatacTACGAAAACGCACTTTTTTCTAAGCTGCCAGCGTGTGCCAAGCAGACAGAAggggtttttctttttttttgtatcgaAAACTGGAAAAACACACGTCATCGAAAAGCAATGAAGGGGGATCCGCGACAGTTGGAGGTGACAGCTGAGACAGTGGATGGCATGATATGAAATCTAAAGCACATATGAAACTTAAGTGTAAATAAGAAATTGTGGTAATAAAATGAAACTAATCGGTTATAAGTCAGAACCTCCTCCATCACAACGCCCCTGTACTGGAAAGGCACTTGGCCAGCAGGCAAAACGTCAACTTGCGTGTTGCTGGCCACTTCGGGCTCAATGAATGAATTGCATTGATTGAACGACTCACGCACCTCGCTTTGGGCCAGGCTTTTTCGGCTCCGGCCCAAACGCACATTGCACTATAAATTGTGTGTGGATTTTCCGACAGCAGGAAAAAAGGGGCGGCAGTGGGCGGTGGAAAGCGGGCGGGAAAAGTGTGTCAATGCGGCTCGGACTCGCTTTGATTTGTCGATAAGTTTTGCGTGGCACATTTCGGATGATATTGCGTCACAGATATTGTAGCGGATTTTGTTCATTTTACAACGCCAACGGAAATTAGATTTTTAGCCAATCGGTTAATTAAAATCCTTCGGCcgcgccaaaaaaaaaactgcgtTTTTCCCCACtcacttttggccaagagcCAAAGGCTAAGAAGTTGCGGCCATAAAACGTAATCAATGCGTTGGATATTAAGTTACTGCGATGCAGTAGTCAGGATGTCACGTTACGGCCTCCTCCTCTCCAGGAGTTGTGCAATGTGCTCCATGCCCGAAtctttttatacattttttgggtttttcaGATTAGCCGAGGGgcgttttgtttggcttttcgCATTGCGTCTAAACTGGTTTGATAAACTGGTATCAATTGGCATCGCTACTTAAAAATCGCGAGATGATGGAGCAGGGTCGGAATGCGAATTGGTTATTGCTGCGAGGGGGTAGCTAACAAAGTTGCCAGCACATTAATCATTGAGCTGTACATCCTTGCACGGCGACTCACATGCCGAAAATGAGCATGTCCAGACCGAGTGGACATATCATGACAAATGTTGCGTATGCGCCGCGTTGACCGACTAAGAAACGTGAAAGGAACACTGCTGGAGTTCCTTGACGGAGGAATACTCTTACGATcaaatttttaacattttaaataattagtGTTTAAAATTGTACAATAAGTCAAGCGACTGAGCTAATGATAAAAGTTACACTTTAAATTGCTTTCCAGTTATATTAACTAAAAATTTAGTTAGGCAATAAAATGTCTGTGATAGAAATTGCAATGCATTAGTTAAGCTATCTTTATATATTCCCATAAAAAATCCATTAACTATTCTATGGCCATCAAACCCCTTCTCGACTTCGCCTTGCTCCAATCGTTTAAGGGTACTCAGAAAAAAGTTATCAAATCGAACGACAAGTTTTTAATTACCAGCATAGCAAAGCACAGCACTTTCAAATGCGTAAACTAGTTGTCTGCCAGACAGTCAGACCATTGcagatttcaattaaaaactttgaaaacCCCAGATCCAGACATTGCAGCCAGCACACATAGTTTCTCGAAAACTCGAAAACAGAGTCCAAGACCGAGATCCAAAGACATGGCCCGATTAGGGTGTGTCGCTGAGTATCTCCCTCTGATGAGGCGGCTTTTAGTGGCTTGGACATTCGGGCCTTAGGGGCGATCACAGATCGAGGATCTGGGCAAGTCCGGGGGACTCCAGGGGACGGAGGACTGACAAAATTTGCGTAAGTTGCCGGCGCGTAACTCGAGCACTGCCTTTCCAAATGGCTTCCAATCTGGCCACGCAATCTTGACCAGGTCCGAGCTGCAAGTTCGGGCCTCCTTGTTGGCCAGTGCACAGGAAGAAATTTACGACTTCTTACTAATTCTTTAAAAGGGACAcgttaattttcaattaattgatataatataattatttgaTAAGACTTAAGAAAGTAAGCATGTCAATATAATGTGGAACTTATTAAGAGGGATAAATTGTGTTCTGTGTACCCCACACAGCACTAGGAAAATTGTTTGACTTGAGGCGTTTTTCGACGCATTTTCCTCTTGCgcttttcaacttttttcaCGCCAAACGTGGAACGCACTTAAAACGCCGCTAATTGATGTCGTTCGCAGGCAGCAGGTTGCTTGTTGCAAGTTGCTAGTTGTCGCGGCCAGTTGCAACATCTATCTCGGAATCAAATGATCCTATCTGTGTGGGTCTATCGCGTTCTGACCAACGTTAATTTACTTAATCACTCATGGTGGCGGCTTAAATTCTTTTCGGCAATTAAAGCGGGTGTTCAAGCGAGACTAATTGCATCAAATAGTTTTCGCAGCCTGCTAACTAAGTAATGTTCttagatttaaaaaaataacgaaaGGTCTAAAAATACTTTGTATCATTTTTAAGACAGCAGACAATGTTGGCATTGAAAGTTTCTTAATTACAATACAACAAGCCGGATTTGTAACAGTTGGAAAGTTAATCAGTGAAGACATGAAACTGGAAACTGTTGTTAGCTGTAATTAGTTGAAGAATTAGGTCAGCAGTGGTGAAGAAAAATTTCAGCAAATCACTGAAAAATTCTATATAACAATAAGACATtaaaaaaacacattaaaGACTgcttgaattaattttttaaaataattttattggatgAAACCAATACCCCACCTCAAAGCACAGTTCAAGGCAAACTTCACATAGTGCTCGCACATTTTTCAGCCTTTATTCTTTGCGAAACCGAAATTCTAATCAAAAGCTACGCCTTAGTGAccaggccacgcccacatgTGCGTTAGCTTACGCCAAATTGAATGCAAAACGCAATTTGTAGTTGAACAAGCTTCGCGAGGAGGGGTAGAAACATTGCCTAATAACTTGCATCAAGTGACAGCCGACTTGACCTGGTTacaaaagcgaaaaataaGCATAAACAAGAAGTAACATGTGTACGAAGTATAATGCTATATAAAtgccaataaaaatgtttcaataaGCTGGGACAGGTGCCAACAGCtatgcaaatgcaacagcaCACCAAGAGCAACACATCACTGCAAAATCGAAGGCAACCAAAATTAAGATCCCGAGATTATAGATCCACAGTGAGTTAAAACTACTAAGGGGGGCGGGTTGACAACCATGCTACCCAAAGGCAGATTCAACCCGTTTTCAAATCAAGTTCGTTGCCTCAGTCATTCGTTTTTGCTGGCAGCGGGCTTTGGCATTTTGATATAGCAATTAAAACGGAATTAAACCGAACCCAAAGCAAAGCTCAACCGAAATTCATCACAAATGCCAGCGACATTGGACGAATTATTCGAAAGGTTCTGCTAATTGCGAAGTTCCAGCAAAAGTGTCAACCACCGAGTACCGAAAGGGGCGGTGTGACCTCCAACACATTCTAACGCCCGCTGACATATCACGAACTTTGTTCgggaaatgcaaattgaatttgggcTCAGGTAGCTCCGCCGATCGATTTGCATAGCACTTATACTCGAAACTCGAATTGAGAAATCGCTAAAAAGAGATTCGAATTCGAACGAAATCGAAAGGGGCATGTGCGTGACTGCCGGACTGACTTGAGTAACTCAACCCCATTTGAACTCGGCCCACAATCaatatttttgccaatttgaaCTTTTGGCTAACCAACAATATTCGCCGCCTCGGGGGAAAATGTGAATATCAGGAGGCAGAGCAACAATGGACCGGATCAAATCGGTTACTTCTTAGAAATATCTTCAATCCTCAATTGGATAGTTGCAAAATACCAGTGGGAGcttgtattaaaaataatatttgtttggAAAAAGAAAGGAATTGTTGCTTAATTCTGaactatatatatgcatatatgcattCAATCAACTGCTTATTTACCCAGAGGTCAGTGGGTGGAAACCCTTTCGACAGCTTGAAGATTTTTCCAGTCTTTTAAACCAATCTCCCGCTGGGCTCAATCAATTTTGGATTCAATCCTCAGTGGCTGCCCTTCTTCAGCTGCGGCTTCGattccatttaaattttctgaTTGTTAGCCGATATTAAATGCTCGCGAGTTTTGTAAATACTTTCAATTAATTCGTCGGCCTGCCCTTGTTATAGTTTgcttttcgattcgtttcgaCTCCGATTTCGATATTCAATTCGCCTGCACGGGATTTCACAacaattgtttgttttcctactgctgctgttgtaaTTGAACTCTGCACCGAAATGTTTGCTTTGGTTAATTTGTAAATTGAACATTTAGCCCGCGAAGATACAAGAGTTACCTAATCCAACTGGCCCAACTGGGCGCCGCCCACCCTTAATGAACCCAAAGTTGAGAACGCCGCCACTCCACCTTCCCGTCAGAGGGTAATTAATGTAAGTCTCGAAGGGGGAACTCAATTAGTAATTGTCTGTCTCAGGGCCCGTCTTGTGTTTCTGTCGCTGTTTGTGGCTCCGATTTTGACTCGGAGGCTGGAGTGTCTTGTAAGGTTGTCGGGCGAAATGTCAACGGACTTGTACGCATTTCTGGGTGCAGCTCAGACTTTGGCTTGTGCCTCACCCATGGTTCTTTTCTGGCCTGGCCTGGTCTGTCATGGAATAGCCAGGTCTggtttgtttttcttatttattaagttttctgcCATAAATTGAGCTCACTTGAATTTCAAATCCATGTTCACCTGCTCCATTTACCCCCGAGGGAAGTGACAGAGTTCTGACTTGATTATGACACATATCTTGTGGGGAAATCGAAATGAATTCAAATAAAAGTCATTTAACTTTGCTTCATTAATTTGGCTTACTTAACGGCTTTGCCAATAGTGTTAATTAAAATGACCCAAAGATGTGCCAGGCTATAGtatatcataaaaataaataagagccGTTTTAAGTAAAGCGAAGATTGTATACTCTAGAAGCAACCATTAGATGAGATTAATGGGGTTGAAGGTAGGATTCATTTGCAAATGCATAGAGACAGTCAGCTATCATACAAATAAACAAGGCTAAAAATTAAGATGTATGAAATTTACTGGCTCCTCACTAAGTACTACttacttttataatttaattgaaagagGGCCTCAAATCACTCAAGTTGTAAACAAGttaaaaactgtaaaatctTTTAAGCTAAATTGAGAGTTTCCTAGAAAATTAATCAACATATTTCTACACGTCATCATCTTATTAAAACGAAGTGTACACCTACATAGAGATagtgaaatggaaattatgcaaTTCACTGGCTCAAACTTTGAATCATAAAAACTCAATAAATTGTtgacaataaaatatatacttaagAAGCTACAAAACAGACTTGATCGGTGATAAATATCTGGGGGTATCATCACGCACTTAACCTTGGCTTCGTCAGCTTGAAAGACAAACAACTATCGAGAATTATCTCACTTGGATACTTCCAGGTCTTCTTTCAGCATTTCCATTCGATGTccagttttagtttttgtgtgttcgtTGCAATTAAAAGTCGTGGGaatgaaatttgcatatgcaaattCGATGATGGAATATAGTGCGAGATTTGCGATTTTTTTATGTGTCTGCTTTGCATTGgtttcgccaagtttttttgCAATGACATTGAATGGTTAGTGTGTAACAATTTGCAAAGCTTGTCACTCGCCAGTCGGAAGCTTGAAAAGGTGGGGTTTTATGAGTCCGCAGAAAAAGGGAAATGAGAGGGGGATGATGCTGCCATAAATTTGTCGACTTTtagtcaatcaatcaaaagacttaggcaacgaacttgctTTTCGTTTCGGTTCCGAAAGAGCACTTTTCAGCTGTAACCACATTTGTTTCGACAATCTGCATTgcattgtatttaaatttattctgTGTCTGATTTTATTGGACCCACCACGTAGACAGGGCAGCTGCATTGCCAATGGCTCTATTTCAATTCAgtttccatttcgatttcaatttgattttcgGTCTCGGGGCTGACATTTTCCACTTCAATTCGAATGAACTTTATCGATGGATGTCTCCTGACGGTCGCTGTTcactcaattaaaattaatatgcaaattagtCTGTCTGCCACCGTGTGACGTCTGTCAGGCAGATTAAAGCGCAATTCGCTAGCAATCTCAATGgccaattcaatttaaattgaaccTAATCAAAATAATCCGTAATGAAAACACACTTGTAATTGTCAATCAGCAATAAAAAGTCTATGTTTCTTGGCTGCAAAAATAGTTGATCCCCCTGAAATCCAAAGTCTGTTCTATTATAACTTAGCACAATTTGTATTCATTATAGCTAGCATATTTCCGCAATGCAAGAGCCTAACAAAAACTAGGCAAACTGGTATggatattaataaattttagcCACTGAAAGATTTCTATTTTTCTTGGTATAGATCCTCTTGAAAAGTCTATAATTTGTATGAGTGCTTATGCAAtctttgacatttttttttataaaaatcacAAACATACCCATTAGCAAACAAAatgttcataaataaatagttcTATTCAAGTTCTTATACTTTAATTTCAAACgaaaatgaatttataatttataaaatatgcttttatcatgcttttaatttattgcaaaaCGTATTGAAAGTCGATTTTCGTTTAATTGGTTATTAATGCAATCTGCGACATTTTATCTTGAAgagcttccaaaaaaaaaattaaagaatataataaaagcttaTTATTAATGGACCTTTGTGAAAGCTTGAATTACTTTAATGCAGGAATAAAACTCATTTATGATAACGAACGAAAAAAAGATTAATATTccctttttattaaatttttatgctGAGAATGTTAACCAATTTAAACCGGATCTTAATTTTGGTTATCAGAAACCATTTTCTATATTAGTCAATAAAGTGTTCAAACGTCAAGAACATAACTGAATATAAACAGCGCaggaacacaaaaaaatgcatcataaataataacttttTTGCTCCTCGGAACTTTCGTGCCAAGGCAGATTATTGAAATGACGATTTCAGAAATTTATGCCAAAAACTGGATCACTCTTACCTTCACTTTCGTTTAGAACTCAATTATTTGATGTATCCAAATAAAGTGTATATTCCGCTAGCTGCAAGTATACCTATGcgtttattttcttaaaacATTAAAGCACTGGGGAGTAAAAGAATATAAAGGATATAGAATCCTGATCCTTGAATGCACTTCACTTCCGCGCGATTCAAAGTCTCCGATTTGATAGAGGCGTTCGCGACGCTTTCGGTTTGAAGGCGTTTGCTCCACTGAACCACTTTTTATGCAACGCCAAGTAGAAGTAGCCGCCGACTCCGAAAGTCCGGCACTCC
The sequence above is a segment of the Drosophila melanogaster chromosome 2L genome. Coding sequences within it:
- the Thor gene encoding thor, isoform A — encoded protein: MSASPTARQAITQALPMITRKVVISDPIQMPEVYSSTPGGTLYSTTPGGTKLIYERAFMKNLRGSPLSQTPPSNVPSCLLRGTPRTPFRKCVPVPTELIKQTKSLKIEDQEQFQLDL
- the CG15414 gene encoding uncharacterized protein, with amino-acid sequence MPYHRLNILGLLILSLVLAKADVGYHYSRPTRPTAPSAPSGAGSVYTGHQFSALPTIHPLPPIPALPPLPTARVPIPRSRPSAPAASIVSHYLPPKPVVSTYIPPPAAAPISSISFHGTPTFKPIYGPPPPARTSLATPIVVPPTGPAPLTAGGNLRIPFGKQALISPGESYVANGRQLKQYAVIEIIDNDIDETPAPFLSGTSFFDRYGAHVGAPSANGIQLDSRANSLLLEQQQLAIQPRSQGGASGGDAIALGSGGLGFVRLPNGNVYLGSGSLGYISGQQRVASVLEARTRSESTSDALHFGHGPLGGVDNLLRFK